In a genomic window of Labeo rohita strain BAU-BD-2019 chromosome 20, IGBB_LRoh.1.0, whole genome shotgun sequence:
- the LOC127182895 gene encoding adenylate cyclase type 3-like, with product MAANGIQDGPVTVAEPHTGGSAQETTTRGTGGCLSLPRFMRLKFTPESLEKVYQTYFLRQRQETLLVLIVFAALFNGYVVIMCAVVYSQDKLNTLAVAAGGLASDIILYILCRFRLLPESVSQGTVPYALWLLIMVHVLCYFSLNFAGFYAAGDTVGWQTFFIFSFFLTLPLPLAPIALLSGISCCAHTLLLAFTISQRHQEKLQLTVLIRQLVANLMLYFAAMLVGVMSYFMADRKYRTAFLEAKQSLEVSLTLKEQSQQQEELLLSILPKHIADEMLQGMKKGANQKSDAQQFNTMYMYRHENVSILFADIVGFTQLSSAVTPKELVKLLNELFARFDKLAAQHHQLRIKILGDCYYCICGVPDYREDHAVCSIMMGLSMVEAISYVREKTQTEVDMRVGVHTGTVLGGVLGQKRWQFDVWSTDVTVANKMESGGIPGRVHISQSTMDFLHGEFELEEGNGGERCEYLLEKGIDTYLVLVSKDTPKTNGVTNGTVINTTKPSGSYTSVKNIPEESETQRLQLANMSDEGIEDEHLNQLLNKALLERETEETLEKRKTSVLSLRFEDPDLESRYSAEKERRTGVAFSCCCVVLIFTSAMEILIDPQLIVNYVTLALGELLLLILTLCSLAAIFPRIFPRRLVSFSQWIDRTRWARNTWAMAAIFVLTMAEVADMLSCVQPPLVLLNSTSGMTLESLGDGGCAENPKHYGYISVLSLVATVMLVQLSHVIKLALMLLVTIATGAVNIHSWMYIYDIYDFIRYLDYRYSVVPTRYLLTVMIIIMMMSFYYFARHVERQSRKLFLWKIEVHDQKEKVYEMRTYNEALVTNMLPEHVAKHFLGSKKRDEELYSQSYDEIGVMFASIPNFSDFYTEESINNGGIECLRILNEIISDFDSLLDRTEFRHITKIKTIGSTYMAASGVTPESNTNGYADRKIEDQSITERWQHFADLADFALAMKVTLGNLNKQSFNNFMLRIGLNKGSVLAGVIGARKPHFDIWGNTVNVASRMESTGVMGNIQVVEDCYNILKEYGFRFVRRGPIYVKGKGELLTFFMKGKDKIVPKTTTVSLPHQIPDKS from the exons ATGGCGGCGAACGGGATTCAGGACGGTCCGGTTACCGTGGCGGAGCCGCACACGGGCGGGAGCGCGCAGGAGACGACGACGCGTGGGACCGGCGGCTGTCTGTCTCTGCCGCGTTTCATGCGTCTCAAGTTTACCCCGGAGTCTCTCGAGAAAGTTTATCAGACGTATTTTCTGCGGCAGCGGCAGGAGACGTTACTAGTTCTGATCGTGTTCGCGGCTCTGTTTAACGGTTATGTCGTCATCATGTGCGCAGTGGTTTACTCGCAGGATAAACTGAACACGCTCGCGGTGGCGGCAGGTGGGCTGGCGTCGGATATAATTCTCTACATTTTGTGCCGGTTCCGTTTGCTGCCAGAGTCGGTGTCCCAGGGCACTGTGCCATACGCACTCTGGCTGCTCATCATGGTCCACGTGCTCTGTTACTTCAGTTTGAACTTCGCGGGATTTTACGCGGCCGGTGACACTGTCGGATGGCAGACATTCTTCATCTTCTCCTTCTTCCTCACGCTCCCTCTGCCGCTCGCGCCCATCGCCCTCCTGAGCGGCATCTCGTGCTGCGCGCACACGCTGCTGCTGGCGTTCACCATATCGCAGAGACATCAAGAGAAACTGCAGTTAACAGTGCTGATCAGACAG TTGGTGGCGAATCTGATGCTGTATTTTGCTGCCATGCTGGTGGGTGTGATGTCATATTTCATGGCCGACCGTAAATACCGCACGGCGTTCCTCGAGGCCAAACAATCTCTGGAAGTCAGTCTTACGCTGAAGGAACAGAGTCAGCAACAG GAAGAGCTGCTGTTGTCCATCCTGCCGAAGCACATAGCGGATGAGATGCTTCAGGGCATGAAAAAAGGAGCCAATCAGAAATCAGATGCTCAGCAATTCAACACCATGTACATGTACCGCCACGAAAACGTCAG TATCCTTTTCGCAGATATCGTAGGTTTTACACAGCTGTCGTCTGCCGTGACTCCGAAAGAACTTGTCAAACTGCTCAACGAGCTCTTCGCTCGCTTCGACAAACTAGCAGCA CAACACCACCAGCTGAGGATCAAGATTCTGGGAGACTGTTATTACTGTATCTGCGGTGTGCCAGATTACCGTGAAGATCACGCAGTCTGCTCCATTATGATGGGTCTGTCTATGGTGGAGGCCATCTC ATATGTGCGTGAAAAAACTCAAACGGAAGTGGACATGCGTGTAGGTGTGCACACGGGTACTGTACTTGGTGGAGTCCTGGGACAAAAGCGTTGGCAGTTTGATGTCTGGTCCACGGATGTTACTGTGGCAAACAAGATGGAGTCAGGAGGCATCCCAGG GCGTGTGCACATCTCTCAGAGCACGATGGACTTTTTGCACGGTGAGTTTGAGCTGGAGGAGGGCAATGGAGGAGAGCGCTGCGAGTATCTGCTGGAGAAAGGCATCGACACGTACCTGGTGCTCGTGTCCAAAGACACTCCTAAAACAAACGGAGTGACCAACGGCACA GTGATCAACACCACAAAACCCAGCGGCAGCTACACATCAGTAAAGAACATACCCGAGGAGTCAGAAACACAG CGGCTGCAGTTGGCCAATATGAGTGATGAAGGGATAGAGGACGAGCATCTGAACCAGCTGCTGAATAAAGCTCTgctggagagagagacagaggagaC tctGGAGAAGAGGAAGACGTCGGTTCTGTCTCTCAGGTTTGAGGACCCTGATCTGGAATCTCGTTACTCGGCAGAGAAGGAGAGACGAACGGGCGTTGCATTCAGCTGTTGCTGTGTTGTTCTGATCTTCACCTCAGCCATGGAAATACTCATAGATCCACA GCTGATCGTGAATTATGTGACTCTGGCTCTTGGTGAGCTGTTACTGCTGATTCTGACTCTGTGTTCACTAGCGGCCATCTTTCCTCGA ATCTTCCCCCGGAGGCTGGTGTCGTTCTCGCAGTGGATCGACCGCACACGGTGGGCTCGTAACACGTGGGCCATGGCTGCCATATTTGTTCTGACCATGGCTGAGGTGGCCGATATG CTGAGCTGTGTTCAGCCCCCTCTCGTGCTGCTGAACTCCACGTCTGGCATGACGCTCGAGTCTCTGGGTGATGGCGGATGTGCCGAGAACCCCAAACACTACGGATACATATCAGTGCTGTCGCTTGTGGCAACAGTCATGCTTGTACAGCTCAGCCACGTCATCAAATTGGCGCTCATGCTATTGGTTACCATTGCAACAGGTGCCGTAAACATCCACAGCTGGATGTACATTTACGACATCTATGATTTCATTCGCTACCTGGACTACAG GTATTCAGTGGTTCCCACTAGATATCTGCTGACTGTGATGATTATCATCATGATGATGAGTTTCTACTACTTTGCACGCCAT GTGGAAAGACAGTCACGTAAACTGTTTCTGTGGAAGATTGAGGTTCACGATCAGAAGGAGAAAGTGTATGAAATGAGAACATACAATGAGGCGCTGGTCACTAACATGCTTCCTGAACACGTGGCGAAACACTTCCTGGGCTCCAAGAAGCGAGATGAG GAACTCTACAGTCAGTCATATGATGAGATCGGTGTGATGTTCGCCTCCATCCCCAACTTCTCTGACTTTTACACGGAGGAGAGCATAAACAACGGAGGGATAGAATGCCTCCGGATCCTGAATGAGATCATCTCTGACTTTGACAGT CTTCTGGATCGCACAGAGTTTCGCCACATTACAAAGATCAAGACCATCGGCAGCACATACATGGCTGCATCAGGCGTGACGCCGGAGAGCAACACTAACGGATACGCCGACCGCAAG ATTGAGGATCAGTCCATCACGGAGCGCTGGCAACACTTCGCTGATTTGGCAGACTTTGCACTGGCTATGAAAGTCACACTTGGAAACCTGAACAAACAGTCGTTTAATAACTTCATGCTGCGCATAG